A single region of the Streptobacillus felis genome encodes:
- a CDS encoding dihydroorotase: MLLLKNARVVDANTDEKLDILIENGKIKKVEKEINLENVKVIDLSEYTVMPAFVEMHAHFRDPGFTYKEDLYTGSLAALRGGYTTVNMMANTNPIVSTPEVYEDIMKRGRELDLIDLFQVVSVTENFDGVNLVDYSKFDTPTLSDDGKGITTSYVLYEALKKAKEHNKLILIHAEDANISKIDYRLGEDLETIRDIEIAKALNTRLHFCHVSTVGSIEAIERAKKEGYPITCEVAPHHISLYDLEYKVHPPIRKKVDVDRLIKAIKDGVVDTIATDHAPHSPEDKAKGAPGMVGLESAFCISYTVLVKENGLDIKRLSSLMSKFGAETLGVNKGLIKEGYNADLVVVDLDKKVKIEAEKLVSKSKNTPFDQKEFYGEIKATFKDGIIKYGEDNL; the protein is encoded by the coding sequence ATGCTTTTATTAAAAAATGCTAGAGTAGTAGATGCAAATACTGATGAAAAATTAGATATTTTAATAGAAAATGGTAAAATCAAAAAAGTTGAAAAAGAAATTAATTTAGAAAATGTTAAAGTAATAGATTTAAGTGAATATACTGTAATGCCAGCTTTTGTTGAAATGCATGCACATTTTAGAGATCCTGGATTTACATATAAAGAAGATCTTTATACTGGTTCACTTGCAGCACTTCGTGGAGGATATACTACGGTTAATATGATGGCTAATACTAATCCTATAGTATCTACACCAGAAGTTTATGAAGATATTATGAAAAGAGGAAGAGAACTAGATTTAATAGACTTATTTCAAGTAGTTTCAGTAACAGAAAATTTTGATGGTGTAAATTTAGTAGATTATTCTAAATTTGATACACCTACTCTTTCAGATGACGGTAAGGGGATTACTACTAGTTATGTCCTATATGAAGCATTAAAAAAAGCAAAGGAACATAATAAATTAATATTAATACACGCTGAAGATGCCAATATTTCTAAAATTGATTATAGATTAGGTGAAGACTTAGAAACTATAAGAGATATAGAAATTGCAAAAGCACTTAATACTAGATTACATTTTTGCCATGTAAGTACAGTAGGATCTATAGAAGCTATAGAAAGAGCTAAAAAAGAAGGTTATCCAATTACATGTGAAGTAGCACCACATCATATTTCACTTTATGACTTAGAGTATAAAGTGCATCCACCTATTAGAAAAAAAGTTGATGTTGATAGATTAATTAAGGCTATAAAAGATGGTGTAGTTGATACTATAGCAACAGATCATGCTCCACATTCACCTGAAGACAAGGCAAAAGGAGCTCCAGGTATGGTTGGTTTAGAGAGTGCATTTTGTATAAGTTATACAGTATTAGTTAAAGAAAATGGACTTGATATTAAGAGACTTTCAAGTTTAATGTCTAAATTTGGAGCAGAAACTTTAGGAGTAAACAAAGGTTTAATAAAAGAAGGATACAATGCTGATTTAGTAGTAGTTGATTTAGATAAAAAAGTTAAAATTGAAGCAGAAAAATTAGTATCAAAAAGTAAAAATACACCATTTGATCAAAAAGAATTTTATGGTGAAATAAAAGCAACATTTAAAGATGGAATAATAAAATATGGAGAAGATAATTTATGA
- the pyrF gene encoding orotidine-5'-phosphate decarboxylase, with protein MIIDKLYDVVKEKGFVCLGLDSHLDYVPKYIKEKYESVEDILFNFNKEIIDATKDICGVYKLQIAYYEANGIEGLKAYIKTMKYLKELDLISIGDIKRGDIAATAKEYARAHFEGEFEADFITINPYMGLDTIEAYLPYLEKGNKGIFVLLRTSNPGAKDVECLITDGEELFYNLGDRLKEIGEKYIGKCGYSPLGLVVGSTHSEEAIKIRERFNNSFFLLPGYGAQGGKAENVRKYLNDFNGGVVNSSRGIITNYTKYEDGEEKFREYTREAVIKMLEDIRGV; from the coding sequence ATGATAATAGATAAGTTATACGATGTTGTAAAAGAAAAAGGATTTGTATGTTTAGGACTTGATTCACATTTAGATTATGTACCTAAATATATTAAAGAAAAATATGAAAGTGTAGAAGATATACTTTTTAACTTCAATAAAGAGATTATAGATGCAACTAAAGACATTTGTGGAGTATACAAGCTACAAATTGCATATTATGAAGCAAATGGTATAGAAGGTTTAAAAGCGTATATTAAAACTATGAAATATTTAAAAGAACTTGATTTAATATCTATAGGTGATATTAAAAGAGGAGATATAGCTGCAACAGCAAAAGAATATGCTAGAGCCCATTTTGAAGGTGAGTTTGAAGCAGATTTCATTACTATAAATCCATATATGGGTCTTGATACCATTGAAGCATATTTACCTTATTTAGAAAAAGGAAATAAAGGTATATTTGTACTACTTAGAACATCTAATCCTGGTGCAAAGGATGTAGAATGCTTAATTACAGATGGTGAAGAACTTTTCTATAATCTAGGAGATAGATTAAAAGAAATAGGAGAAAAATATATAGGTAAATGTGGATATAGTCCTTTAGGATTAGTGGTAGGGTCTACTCATAGTGAAGAAGCTATAAAAATTAGAGAAAGATTTAATAATTCATTCTTCCTATTACCAGGTTATGGAGCACAAGGTGGGAAGGCAGAAAATGTAAGAAAATATTTAAATGACTTTAATGGTGGTGTAGTTAATTCTTCAAGAGGTATTATCACTAACTATACTAAGTATGAAGATGGTGAAGAGAAGTTTAGGGAATATACAAGAGAAGCTGTAATAAAAATGTTAGAAGATATTAGAGGTGTATAA
- the pyrE gene encoding orotate phosphoribosyltransferase encodes MSEKVVLELLKESEALLEGHFLLSSGRHSDRYVQCAKVTMYPDRAEKICEIIKEKLDKDNVKVDAVVGPAMGGIVISYELGRVIKARCMFTERENDLMTLRRGFFVNPGEKILIVEDVVTTGKSSLETIKVLEELGAEVVGIASIVDRTGDNIKLDYPLYSAIKLEVKSYENHSCPICEEGKLPLVKPGSRKKI; translated from the coding sequence ATGAGTGAAAAAGTTGTATTAGAATTATTAAAAGAAAGTGAAGCTTTACTTGAAGGACATTTTTTATTATCTTCAGGTAGACATAGTGACAGATATGTTCAATGTGCAAAAGTTACTATGTATCCAGATAGAGCTGAAAAAATATGTGAAATAATTAAAGAAAAATTAGATAAGGATAATGTAAAAGTAGATGCAGTAGTAGGTCCTGCTATGGGTGGTATAGTAATAAGTTATGAACTTGGTAGAGTTATTAAAGCAAGATGTATGTTTACAGAAAGAGAAAATGATTTAATGACATTAAGAAGAGGATTTTTTGTTAATCCTGGAGAAAAAATATTAATAGTTGAAGATGTAGTTACAACAGGTAAATCATCACTTGAAACTATAAAGGTCTTAGAGGAGTTAGGAGCTGAAGTGGTAGGTATAGCATCAATAGTTGATAGAACAGGAGATAATATTAAACTGGATTACCCTCTATATTCAGCTATAAAATTAGAGGTAAAAAGTTATGAAAATCATAGCTGTCCAATATGTGAAGAAGGTAAATTACCTTTAGTAAAACCAGGTAGTAGAAAAAAAATTTAA
- a CDS encoding papain-like cysteine protease family protein codes for MNKKIFKTLLCLGLLTSVFAVTNYAQNNTNAEERYIIGVDNDENTGADSYGRAGDNKESRFYKNPDYFNLKNDDTLVIIEKFKTMQQTTEWSCGNVTALMVLENMGIKNEFTEMAIAESMKSSTDLDTPNAKPGSADNFGEFGTDVEQMFEFFSAVKGVKVYETNYISDPKTEDLYSNKDLVPEADFGNIKRKFHNVSLYASENDPNTDKWVEDAKDSYFVKWLTGHLKENRPIMVEWVDWNGHWQAIIGYDNNGTPGIGDDTLIFADPYDTSDHMQDGYYVYPLERWFYMWHDRSIAKKPLQLQPYIVVGKE; via the coding sequence TTGAACAAAAAAATTTTTAAAACATTATTATGTTTGGGATTATTAACATCAGTATTTGCTGTTACAAATTATGCACAAAACAACACTAATGCAGAAGAAAGATATATAATTGGTGTAGACAATGATGAAAATACTGGTGCAGATAGTTATGGAAGAGCTGGAGATAACAAAGAATCAAGATTCTATAAAAATCCAGATTATTTCAACTTAAAAAATGATGATACATTAGTTATCATAGAGAAGTTTAAAACAATGCAACAAACTACAGAGTGGTCTTGTGGTAATGTTACTGCTTTAATGGTTTTAGAAAACATGGGTATTAAGAATGAATTTACAGAAATGGCTATAGCTGAGTCTATGAAGTCTTCAACAGATTTAGATACACCTAATGCTAAACCAGGAAGTGCAGATAATTTCGGAGAATTTGGGACAGACGTAGAACAAATGTTTGAATTTTTTAGTGCAGTTAAAGGTGTAAAGGTTTATGAAACTAACTATATAAGTGATCCTAAGACAGAAGATCTTTATTCAAATAAAGATCTAGTACCAGAAGCTGATTTTGGGAATATTAAGAGAAAATTCCATAATGTAAGTCTTTATGCAAGTGAAAATGACCCTAATACAGATAAATGGGTAGAAGATGCAAAAGATTCATATTTCGTAAAATGGTTAACAGGACATTTAAAAGAAAATAGACCTATAATGGTTGAATGGGTAGACTGGAATGGTCACTGGCAAGCTATAATAGGATATGATAATAATGGGACTCCAGGAATAGGAGATGACACATTAATATTTGCAGATCCTTATGATACAAGTGATCATATGCAAGATGGATACTATGTATATCCTCTTGAAAGATGGTTCTACATGTGGCATGATAGAAGTATTGCTAAAAAACCATTACAATTGCAACCTTACATAGTTGTAGGAAAAGAATAA
- a CDS encoding DUF4153 domain-containing protein yields the protein MNKILNKLKGLINYPVTAMWSLALIIYINTFNEESTLLSFIFIGLIATGLGYTIFENQKYIHLKVFAVSSFYSLISYLIIGVNKFNVRNQKMIVGIIGVMLFIFFAKLLREGLNFNNIFVNFIIHLGLGVFSTLLYAILVFVINELFNINIKMDIVISIWIVIFTVIFSLFFSTRKKIESKILNNIFSAFVIAFLVILYMGLFSKEQSLIMHLILWLGYLMAGLNTVIKKKYVSILTIPLVIYMIYISIKQISIYDVTENRYFILTFGIFLLCVLLLQLINDIETVNYSKAFALFIAMVFFFPYINAFDLTERRMINNFKRLYALENINEKDKYSLNSYYYYLKYRDIEFDELNKYAVEEEKLIDNNLYETYYYGPGNVKKDMGPLKYIQDDVNDQKEYIVNIKGRDVNILELIEKEKFENDTFIIYPIRYSIDKNKVNNNYFGNFEILIEEK from the coding sequence ATGAATAAGATATTAAATAAGTTAAAAGGATTAATAAACTATCCTGTAACAGCAATGTGGTCATTAGCTTTAATAATTTACATAAATACATTTAATGAAGAGAGTACCCTATTGTCTTTTATATTTATTGGATTAATAGCTACAGGACTTGGATATACAATATTTGAGAATCAAAAGTATATACACTTAAAAGTATTTGCTGTATCATCTTTTTATTCTTTAATATCATATTTGATAATAGGAGTAAATAAATTTAATGTAAGAAACCAAAAAATGATAGTAGGAATTATTGGTGTTATGCTATTTATATTTTTTGCTAAATTGCTTAGAGAGGGTTTGAATTTTAATAATATTTTTGTAAATTTTATCATTCATTTAGGATTAGGTGTATTTTCAACTTTACTATATGCCATTTTGGTATTTGTAATAAATGAATTGTTTAATATAAATATAAAGATGGATATAGTTATATCTATTTGGATAGTAATATTTACTGTAATTTTTAGTTTATTTTTTTCAACTAGAAAAAAAATAGAATCGAAAATATTAAATAATATTTTTTCAGCTTTTGTAATAGCATTTTTAGTAATATTATATATGGGACTATTTTCAAAGGAACAAAGTTTAATCATGCATTTAATATTATGGCTTGGATATTTAATGGCAGGTCTTAATACAGTAATAAAGAAAAAATATGTATCTATATTAACTATACCTTTAGTAATATATATGATATATATTTCAATAAAACAAATTAGTATTTATGATGTTACAGAGAATAGATACTTTATACTAACATTTGGTATATTCCTATTATGTGTTTTATTATTACAATTAATTAATGACATAGAAACAGTCAATTACTCTAAGGCATTTGCTTTGTTTATAGCTATGGTTTTCTTTTTTCCATATATAAATGCATTTGATTTGACTGAAAGAAGAATGATAAACAATTTTAAAAGGCTGTATGCTTTAGAAAATATAAATGAAAAAGATAAATATAGTTTAAATTCATATTACTACTATTTAAAATATAGGGATATTGAATTTGATGAGTTAAATAAATATGCTGTAGAAGAAGAAAAATTAATTGACAATAATCTTTATGAAACCTACTATTATGGACCTGGAAATGTTAAAAAGGATATGGGGCCTTTAAAGTATATTCAAGATGATGTAAATGACCAAAAAGAATATATAGTAAATATTAAAGGTAGGGATGTAAATATATTAGAATTGATAGAAAAAGAAAAATTTGAAAATGACACATTTATTATTTACCCTATAAGATATAGTATAGATAAGAATAAGGTAAATAATAATTATTTTGGAAATTTTGAAATACTTATAGAAGAAAAATAA
- a CDS encoding acyltransferase family protein, translating to MKELKGLNGLRAVAVILVIIYHFSPNILPGGFLGVDLFFVLSGYLITSILIEKNNLNIIEFYYKRFKRLFPVSFTMLIILIVILGLTNTEWLLKERSNILHSFIYNSNLHSVLSKSSYFDNFTIASPVKHLWSLAIEMKFYIFFPLIFLTKFGRKYIREILITLCVISLLTLNVLYIVDSKNLSIIYYLLITRIYALCIGGIFATFISLSKLSRMNIPLLSKVLGFILLGLSIFTMTFIDEQSVFLYKYLGVLGYSIIFGFIILFLSRSKILGLFNYIGKLSYSVYIWHYVIFVLTTPYEEYLEPNFNNAMLRIAITFLISILSFHFIEEPIRKNGFKKYFENSAVSMAALLLFVFSSISLSGMDLELWSYRLIDEKEVGLQSLDLNVDKINVEIEKPKVEEEVAVETKQKINRVLMLGDSLGINIAYAWAKVLPILEVDAQTGRFFFDAIELANKYKKYNSPDSNVVIMLGTNGPITLEQLESIRNKFSKANLFFININVPRKWNNGVNSVLKEAKNKYDDITIIDWNSLSKGHPEYFRKDKVHVNEVGAEVLIKEIMKVMDSEYNIPENAKPKLHIEHELRSNKKK from the coding sequence ATGAAAGAATTAAAAGGTCTTAACGGATTACGGGCTGTTGCAGTTATTCTAGTTATTATTTATCATTTTTCCCCAAATATCCTTCCTGGTGGATTTTTGGGAGTTGATTTATTTTTTGTATTATCTGGATACTTGATTACATCTATATTGATAGAAAAAAATAATTTAAATATTATAGAATTTTATTACAAACGTTTTAAAAGGTTATTTCCAGTTTCATTTACTATGCTAATTATTTTAATAGTCATATTAGGATTAACAAATACAGAATGGTTACTTAAAGAAAGAAGTAATATATTACATAGTTTCATATACAATTCTAATTTACATTCTGTACTAAGTAAATCAAGCTATTTTGATAATTTTACTATTGCATCTCCAGTTAAACATTTATGGTCTCTTGCAATAGAAATGAAGTTCTATATATTCTTCCCTTTAATATTTTTAACTAAATTTGGAAGAAAATATATTAGAGAAATATTAATAACACTTTGTGTAATTTCTTTATTAACATTAAATGTATTATACATAGTGGATAGTAAAAATTTATCAATAATATATTATTTACTAATAACAAGAATTTATGCTTTATGTATAGGTGGTATATTTGCAACATTTATTTCTCTTTCTAAATTATCTAGAATGAATATACCTCTATTATCAAAAGTACTTGGATTTATTCTTTTAGGTTTATCAATATTTACAATGACTTTTATTGATGAACAATCAGTTTTTCTATATAAATACTTAGGTGTTTTAGGATATTCAATAATATTTGGATTTATTATACTATTTTTATCAAGATCAAAAATTCTTGGTTTATTTAATTATATAGGTAAATTATCATATAGTGTATATATATGGCATTATGTAATCTTTGTACTTACAACACCATATGAAGAATATTTAGAACCTAACTTTAATAATGCAATGTTAAGAATTGCAATAACATTTTTAATATCAATTTTATCTTTCCACTTTATAGAAGAACCTATAAGAAAGAATGGATTTAAGAAATATTTTGAAAATAGTGCTGTATCTATGGCAGCCTTATTACTATTTGTATTCTCATCTATATCACTTTCTGGTATGGATCTAGAATTATGGAGCTATAGATTAATAGATGAAAAAGAAGTTGGACTTCAATCTCTTGATTTAAATGTAGATAAAATTAATGTTGAAATAGAAAAGCCTAAAGTTGAGGAAGAAGTAGCAGTTGAAACAAAACAAAAAATAAATAGAGTTCTTATGTTAGGTGACTCTCTAGGAATAAATATTGCATATGCTTGGGCAAAAGTATTGCCTATACTTGAAGTTGATGCACAAACAGGAAGATTCTTCTTTGATGCTATCGAACTTGCTAATAAGTATAAAAAATACAATAGTCCTGATTCAAATGTAGTAATAATGCTTGGAACTAATGGGCCTATAACTTTAGAACAACTTGAATCTATTAGAAATAAGTTTAGTAAAGCAAACCTTTTCTTTATTAATATCAATGTTCCAAGAAAATGGAACAATGGAGTAAATAGTGTACTAAAAGAAGCTAAGAATAAATATGATGATATTACTATTATAGATTGGAATTCTTTATCTAAAGGTCATCCTGAATACTTTAGAAAAGATAAAGTACATGTTAATGAAGTTGGAGCAGAAGTTCTAATTAAAGAAATAATGAAGGTTATGGATTCAGAATACAACATTCCAGAAAATGCAAAACCTAAATTACATATAGAACACGAATTAAGAAGTAATAAGAAAAAATAA
- a CDS encoding Sau3AI family type II restriction endonuclease, whose amino-acid sequence MSYNRFDSKDIERYTKKLIGHTFREILKYNIEKEIFDTETQISEEIQEYGSKSRKGGLGNLIEEKFFGYKANSNSEADFKEAGLELKVTPYEKNTKGFTAGERLVLSMIPYDKEVESDIFKSHLWEKCSLILLIFYFRDKSIKMNLDYKIDYVNLFKFPEKDLKIIISDYKIIIDKIKDGKAHELSESDTMYLGACTKGATAKSSLVPQYYNKQVKAKKRAFSLKQSYMKFVLNEYIIGESLSENIMGDSEKSFEEILYEKISKYVGKTDREISGILNFNYDKNKSFWIYLVYKMLGVKSNRAEEFEKSNIVVKAVRIEENGTIKESSSLPNLTFNEVIENNFENSKLFDYFNETKFYFVVFKKVNNQYVLKGSKLWNMPFSDYSIINDEYEEIRKVLIQGIDFEFKQYSNGLVIKSNLPKKNKEGIIHIRPHAQKSFYLIKGIKYGNGNIKDSDILPNGDRMVKQSFWINNKYILKQIKDLL is encoded by the coding sequence ATGTCATATAATAGATTTGATTCAAAAGATATAGAAAGATATACTAAAAAATTGATAGGACATACTTTTAGGGAAATATTGAAATATAATATAGAAAAAGAAATATTTGATACGGAAACTCAAATATCTGAAGAAATTCAAGAATATGGAAGTAAAAGTAGAAAAGGTGGACTAGGAAATTTAATAGAAGAAAAATTCTTTGGATATAAAGCTAATAGTAATAGTGAAGCTGACTTTAAAGAAGCAGGTTTAGAATTGAAAGTAACGCCTTATGAAAAAAATACAAAAGGTTTCACTGCTGGAGAAAGATTAGTATTAAGTATGATACCCTATGATAAAGAAGTAGAATCGGATATTTTTAAATCCCATTTATGGGAAAAATGTAGTTTAATTCTATTGATTTTCTATTTTAGAGATAAATCAATAAAAATGAATTTAGACTATAAAATCGATTATGTTAATTTGTTTAAATTTCCTGAGAAGGATTTAAAAATAATAATTTCAGATTATAAAATAATAATTGATAAAATAAAAGATGGGAAAGCGCATGAACTTTCTGAATCAGATACCATGTATTTAGGTGCATGTACAAAAGGTGCTACAGCAAAGAGTAGTTTAGTTCCTCAATACTATAACAAACAAGTAAAAGCAAAGAAAAGAGCTTTTTCTTTAAAACAATCATACATGAAATTTGTATTAAATGAATATATAATTGGAGAAAGCTTGTCAGAAAATATAATGGGTGACTCTGAAAAAAGTTTTGAAGAAATACTTTATGAAAAAATTTCTAAATATGTTGGTAAAACAGATAGAGAAATTTCAGGAATATTGAATTTTAATTATGATAAAAATAAAAGTTTTTGGATATATCTTGTGTATAAAATGTTAGGTGTAAAATCAAATAGAGCTGAAGAATTTGAAAAATCAAACATTGTTGTTAAAGCAGTAAGAATAGAGGAAAATGGGACAATTAAAGAAAGTAGTTCTTTACCTAATTTAACTTTTAATGAAGTTATAGAAAATAATTTTGAAAATTCTAAGTTATTTGATTATTTTAATGAAACTAAATTTTATTTTGTTGTATTTAAAAAAGTAAATAATCAATATGTATTAAAAGGTTCTAAATTATGGAATATGCCTTTTTCAGATTATTCTATTATTAATGATGAATATGAAGAAATTAGAAAAGTATTAATACAAGGAATTGATTTTGAATTTAAACAATATTCTAATGGTTTAGTTATAAAAAGTAATCTACCTAAAAAGAATAAAGAAGGTATTATTCATATAAGACCTCATGCACAAAAATCATTTTATTTAATAAAAGGTATAAAATATGGTAATGGAAATATTAAAGATAGTGATATATTACCTAATGGGGATAGAATGGTTAAACAAAGTTTTTGGATAAATAATAAATATATTTTGAAGCAAATAAAAGATTTGCTATAA
- the dcm gene encoding DNA (cytosine-5-)-methyltransferase, with amino-acid sequence MELKVVELFAGVGGFRVGLNKIKKMDKNGKAVEDGDWDFVWANQWEPSKKSQVAYECYVARFGDGSCSNEDINKVDKVHIPNHSLLVGGFPCQDYSVARTLHNEKGIEGKKGVLFWDIVDVLKEKQPPFILLENVDRLLNSPSKLRGRDFAIMLKTLDELGYYVTWRIINAAEYSMPQKRKRVFIFAFSKNTKYAKNILKDEDKIIEKSIFSINFPCIVDENKKKTKDLNKYDNILEVSNNYSEGKFLNFGIMIDGKIIECDVKAIEEKIYSLKEIVNKAQTKGDLYILNEKQIDKFKELKGAKKKERTRPDGTKYFYTEGNMSFPENMDLPGRTMLTSESSVNRSTHVIYDEKISKYRFISENEAELLQMFPIDWTNTMNSKSRYFVMGNALVTGIVSRLEESLREIISNE; translated from the coding sequence GTGGAATTAAAGGTTGTAGAACTTTTTGCAGGAGTTGGAGGTTTCAGAGTTGGATTGAATAAAATAAAAAAAATGGATAAAAATGGAAAAGCAGTTGAAGATGGTGATTGGGATTTTGTGTGGGCTAATCAGTGGGAACCTTCAAAAAAATCTCAAGTAGCATATGAATGTTACGTAGCTAGATTTGGTGATGGAAGTTGTAGTAATGAAGATATAAATAAAGTTGATAAAGTTCATATACCAAATCATTCTCTATTAGTTGGGGGTTTTCCATGCCAGGACTATTCAGTTGCTAGAACTTTGCATAATGAAAAGGGAATAGAAGGGAAAAAAGGAGTTTTGTTTTGGGATATAGTTGATGTTTTAAAAGAAAAACAACCACCATTTATTTTATTAGAAAATGTTGATAGATTATTGAATTCACCTTCAAAATTAAGAGGAAGAGATTTTGCAATAATGTTAAAAACTCTAGATGAATTAGGATATTATGTGACATGGAGAATTATTAATGCAGCAGAATATTCTATGCCTCAAAAGAGAAAAAGAGTTTTTATTTTTGCATTTAGTAAAAACACTAAATATGCTAAAAATATTTTAAAAGATGAAGATAAAATAATTGAAAAAAGCATATTTTCTATAAATTTTCCATGTATAGTAGATGAAAATAAAAAGAAAACAAAAGACTTAAATAAATATGATAATATTTTGGAGGTTTCTAATAATTATTCTGAGGGTAAATTTTTAAATTTTGGGATAATGATAGATGGAAAAATAATAGAATGTGATGTTAAAGCTATAGAAGAAAAAATATATTCTTTGAAAGAAATTGTTAATAAAGCCCAAACAAAAGGAGATTTATACATTCTAAATGAAAAACAGATAGATAAATTTAAAGAATTAAAAGGTGCTAAAAAAAAAGAAAGAACAAGACCAGATGGCACTAAATACTTTTATACTGAAGGTAATATGTCTTTTCCTGAAAATATGGATTTACCAGGTAGAACTATGCTAACTAGTGAGTCTAGTGTTAATAGGTCAACTCATGTAATTTATGATGAAAAAATTTCAAAGTATAGGTTTATTTCAGAAAATGAAGCAGAACTATTACAAATGTTTCCTATAGATTGGACAAATACAATGAATTCAAAATCAAGATACTTTGTTATGGGTAATGCCCTAGTAACAGGAATAGTATCAAGGTTAGAAGAAAGTTTAAGAGAAATAATATCTAATGAATAA
- a CDS encoding TIGR00730 family Rossman fold protein yields MKISVYCGASVGNNEKFSLEVIKLGKLIAKTNNTLVYGAGKIGLMGLVADACLSLSGKVIGIMPKFLVDREIAHTEITELIVVNTMSERKKLLFESDIYISLPGGPGTLEEFSEGFSSIRLGISNARCILLNIDGYYNDFVSYLDKMVINGFLTQKDRNIVEVYNSVEELEKNL; encoded by the coding sequence ATGAAGATATCTGTATATTGCGGAGCTAGTGTTGGTAATAATGAAAAGTTTTCATTAGAGGTAATTAAACTTGGTAAATTAATAGCCAAAACTAATAACACCTTAGTTTATGGTGCTGGTAAAATTGGTTTAATGGGACTTGTAGCAGATGCTTGTTTATCTTTGTCAGGTAAAGTAATAGGTATTATGCCTAAATTTCTTGTAGATAGAGAAATTGCACATACGGAAATAACAGAATTAATTGTAGTTAATACTATGTCAGAAAGAAAAAAACTTCTATTTGAAAGTGATATATATATTTCACTTCCAGGAGGGCCTGGAACTTTAGAAGAATTTAGTGAAGGATTTTCAAGTATTAGACTGGGTATTAGTAATGCTAGATGTATTTTATTAAATATAGATGGATACTATAATGATTTTGTTTCTTATCTTGATAAAATGGTTATAAATGGATTCTTAACTCAAAAAGATAGAAATATCGTTGAAGTATATAACTCTGTTGAAGAATTGGAGAAGAATTTATGA
- a CDS encoding Imm51 family immunity protein produces MNDYLELVNNEDFIDICLYLTEDIPYEIGEKMEAIDKRAYMNGKNWAAFFDFYVKSYRPELLLDLQHDYDNGIYVGFYITIPENESRAKSYMDMIKELLEDEEKVYRIIKERGDEIEWS; encoded by the coding sequence ATGAATGACTATTTAGAATTAGTAAATAATGAAGATTTTATTGATATTTGTTTATACCTTACAGAAGATATACCTTATGAGATAGGTGAAAAAATGGAAGCTATAGATAAAAGGGCATATATGAATGGTAAAAATTGGGCGGCTTTTTTTGACTTTTATGTAAAAAGTTATAGACCAGAATTATTATTAGATCTTCAACATGATTATGATAATGGTATTTATGTAGGTTTCTATATTACTATACCAGAAAATGAAAGTAGAGCTAAATCATATATGGATATGATAAAAGAATTATTAGAAGATGAAGAAAAAGTATATAGAATAATTAAAGAAAGAGGAGATGAGATAGAATGGTCATAG